The DNA segment ATTGGACAGCCTAcgcagtgtgcgtttctgagtatgatTCGCGTGTTCTAGGTAGtatccttttgccaagtattcctggatgtcatggaaccatggatttctgtctatttcttcttcaacatgagcacaataagctgacTGACTATAGATTCTAACTGGGATAGGATCGATAAAATTCTTGTCCGGATCTTGTATCATGGAAGACAGAGTAGCCAGTACGTCTgcaaactcgttctggattctcggaacatgtttgaattctattttTGTGAACCTCTTTTTCAGTTCTTTCACATGGTACAGGTATGGTAGTATATTAGTATTtttcgtagcccattctccttgaacttgatgcaccagaagatccgaatcaccaattaccagcaactcttgtatattcatgtCGATAGCCAAATTGAGTCCcgtgatgcaagcctcatattttTCCATATTATTGGTGCACAGAAACCTAAGCTTTGCAGATACCGTATAATGTTGACCTGTCTCTGACACCAAGACCactccaatacccactcctttgaagtttgtagctccgtcgaaaaatattctccaaccgtcataggcttcagcaatgtcctctcccacgaatgacacttcttcgtcaggaaaatatgtttttaatgGTTCGTACTCTCCTCCTACatgattttcagcaagatggtctgccaacacttgtcctttgact comes from the Nicotiana sylvestris chromosome 4, ASM39365v2, whole genome shotgun sequence genome and includes:
- the LOC138889942 gene encoding uncharacterized protein is translated as MSGIDPLKYIFQKPMLTGKLAKWQILLSEFDIIYVTQKAVKGQVLADHLAENHVGGEYEPLKTYFPDEEVSFVGEDIAEAYDGWRIFFDGATNFKGVGIGVVLVSETGQHYTVSAKLRFLCTNNMEKYEACITGLNLAIDMNIQELLVIGDSDLLVHQVQGEWATKNTNILPYLYHVKELKKRFTKIEFKHVPRIQNEFADVLATLSSMIQDPDKNFIDPIPVRIYSQSAYCAHVEEEIDRNPWFHDIQEYLAKGYYLEHANHTQKRTLRRLSNYFFQSGGILYRRTLDLGLLRCVDTKEASKLLEELHAGTCGPHMNDFVLAKKILKAGYFWMNIETDCIRYVQ